In the genome of Candidatus Peregrinibacteria bacterium, the window TTAATTTGTCATAATACTAGATATAGTCGCTTTACGAGACAGTGCAATTTTACGAAGATTTTTAGAGGAAAATGGCTTCTATCTGAGGGTGCCGCATCAGGTAAACGTATCTGCTTTAGATACTGATACTCTTGCACAACATGGAATTCAAGTTTCAAAAAATATGCGAATTATGGACGTAGCAAATAGTGGTTCAAGTTTTTATAGTTGTACTCTTAATGGGCAATCTCTTGAACAATTTGTAGGACGACTCCGACAAATCTGCGATGGTTTGACTGGCATTGTTTTAAATGAACTCTATGCCTGGAACAACGCGGTTCCCGAGCGAATTGAGAAGTCCATTCCAATTCATTTTCGACTTGATCTCTACGGTTTTTTAGAAACCAATGTTGAAATCGGCATTAATTTGTCAGCTGATGGAATGATTGATCTGTTTTGTCGTCATCCATTAAGTAATGCTAACGCACCTTGGAATCGTCTTTGCACATTAGATGGAGTAAGTGGAAGGCAAAATTGCTCCGCTGGTCTTGCTGTAGCTCTTGCGCCTCATGAAGTTCAAAGTACACAAATTCTCTCTCTTATCGATTTGCTTCAAAAAGGTATTACGGTGATACGAGAACTTATTGGGAAAATAATTGGTACTGAGAAGAGCAGGAAAATTTCAAATGCTCCTCAACTTGTCCAAATGGGGAGAAATGTTGTTCCTCTTCCACAATCTTCTTGAGAAAATGAACAGATTCAAATTGAGTTTTTCCATATTTTTCGTCATACTGCACTCGATATTTCCCATCTTTTGTGAGTAAAAAAGACAGTCTTCAAAAATACATGGCAAAAATAGAAGATGTCCTAAAAAAGACTCTTCAGGAATTACAGTTTCCAAAAATTGAAATTCAGCTCGAACATCCCAAAGAAGAATCGCATGGTGATTATTCGGCGAATGTAGCCTTTCTCCTCAGCAAAGAACTCAAAAAATCACCACTTAAAATTGCCGATGAAATAGTGAAAAAAATGAAGAAGCCTGATTTTATTTCGGATATTTCTGTTGCTGCTCCGGGATTTATCAATTTTACTTTTGCGCCAGAAGTTTTTCTCGAAGAATTACAATCCATTGATGAAAAGTATGGATCGAGTGAATGGGGGAAAGGCAAAAAATGGAGTATTGAACACACTTCTCCAAATCCGAATAAGGCGATGCACATTGGTCATCTCAGAAATAATGTCATTGGAATGTCTCTCTCAAAAATTTGGGAATACATCGGAATTGAAATCGTCGTTGATTGCATGGACAATAACCGTGGAATTGCCATCACGAAACTTATGTGGGGATTTTTAAAATTTGCTCATAAAAATTCTGAGGAAAAAACAGATATTTCGTATTGGTATGGTCATAAGGACGAATGGAATACTCCTGAATCGCTTGGAGTTCGCCCGGATAAATTTGTTGACGACCTCTATGTGAAAGGCGCAGGAGACTTTTCTTCGAGTAAAGAGTCTGAAACGATCGTTCGTCAAATGGTCGTTGATTGGGAGGCAAAGGACAAAAAAACATGGGCGCTGTGGGAACTTGTTCTGAAATATTCATATCAGGGACAACAGATGACACTTCAGCGACTGGGAAATAGATGGGATAAAATTTGGCATGAACACGAACACTATCAAGAAGGAAAAGATTTTGTTGAAGAAGGTCTCAAAAAAGGAATTTTTCGAAAATTAGAAGATGGTGTTATTCTCACAAATCTCGAAAAAGATTACGATCTCGCAGATACTGTGGTCATAAAATCAGACGGAACATCTCTCTACATTACTCAAGATTTATCGCTGACAAAAATCAAAAAAGATACTTTTCGAGCTGACAAAATGTTTTGGGTTATCGGTCCTGAACAATCGCTTGCGCTCAAACAAATGTTTGCTGTGTGTGAACAACTCGGAATCGGAAAAGTGGAGGACTTTACCCATCTTTCTTATGGCTGGATGAGCATTAAAGGACAAGAAAAGATGAGCTCACGTCTCGGAAATGTTATTTATATTGACGATTTGGTGGACATCGCAAAAGAGGGAGTTTTGGAGAAAATGAAAGAAAGCAATTTTCCTCCTGAGGAACGAAACCAGATCGCAGAAAAAGTCGCCCTCGCTGCGGTAAAATATAGCATTCTCAAAGTGGGGCGAACGATGAATATTGAGTTCGATATGGAAAGTTCGATTTCATTTGAAGGAAATTCAGGACCGTATATTCAGTACACGTTTGTTCGAACAAAAAGTATTTTGAAGCGTCTCGAAACAAAATTCGATCACACAAATGTGAATATTGCCCATTTTGAAAAACAAGAAATTGATATTTTGAGGTGGGTGTATCGATTCGGAGAAGTCGTGGAAGAAGCGGCAAAAAATTATTCTCCGCATCTTCTTTGTACGTATCTCTTCGAGCTCGCGAAGAGATATAACGCGCTCTATAATGAACTTCAGATTTTGAAAGAAGAAGACGAGCAAAAACGAAATTTGAGGCTGCTCATCACGGAAAAAGTGGGAATAATTTTGAAGAAAGGAATGGAGCTTTTGAATATTGAGATGCCGGAAAGGATGTGAGGAAACGGAGGAGGTTTTGCGAGAAATATCTTTTGACAAAAATATAAATAGTGATATTATAACACCTCTTTTGTCCACGAGTCACCCGTCCTCGGGTCACCGAGGGGCGACTCTTGGTGAAGTGTGCAATATCCAAATATAGAATAATTCCTTACTATTATAAACTATGGAAATAAAGTATACAGAATCTTCTTCGCGAAAAGAATGGACAGACCCAAAAATCTTTGATGAGTTTGAATCTTTTAGAGGAATTGTGAGAGACGCGACTAAACAAGTTGTTACTCATGTTTTTCAAGAACACGTACTATCTGGTAGCAGAATATTAGAGCTTGGTAGTGGAGTTGGAGAGTTACTTAAGTTGATACCACCTGAACACTTGCCAAACATTGTCGGTGTTGAACAAAGTTTGGGATCCCTTCAACGATTAAAGCAAGTTAATCCAAATGCAAAGGTAGCTGTAGGCAGCATTTTAAGAATTCCCATAGCAGACGTATCAGTTGACACTGTAGCCTCTTTTTCTGTTTTCGATACTATTGCCGATCTTGATGAAGCTTGTAAACAAACGAGAAGAGTATTAAAAGCTAATGGAGTTTTTGTTCACTTTCTTGATTTACAACCTCATAGTAGTGTTTTAATGGAAGGGTTTCCTCCTGATGTTATCGCTTTCCCTAATGTGGCAAAAAAAGCAGTTCCTGGGATTAGGCAAAATACGATTGACGGATATCAATTGGTAAAAAGTAAAGATTATTCAGGCCTAAGAAGTTCACTACATCCGTATAAGAGACAATTATTTGATGCGTATCAAAAAAATCCAAGAGATACTTTTATGAGTCTATATGATACAAGAAAAGGTATCTTGGCTGTTATGGCAATTGATGTCATGAATAGCAATTTAGTAGATGAAATTATACCCACTTTCAGGGAGGCCTTTAATAGAAAACTTGCTATTGCTTTAAGAAATAACGGTTTTATTGTTGACTTTCAAGGTGACCAATCAGCTACGACTATTTCGCCAAGAACTGAACAAGCAAAAAGTCAAAGAAATTTTAATGATTTTCATAATGAAGTTGGAGCTTTGCATACATTTTGGAAACCTGAGTTATGTTTATCAGATGATATGATACAAGTTACATCAACACTCAGTGTAACAATCGCTCGTAAAACTTAAGAAAACGCTGATAAATAAAGCTTCTGGAATCCAACAATTTTTCCTTAACATTTCCTCTTGACTTCCCTATTCTTGTCAAAGTCTTTTGGACTTCGACACAAAAAAACGGCGAAGTGCAAAACACTTCGCCGAGCGTAGGGACTTCTCAATATTGAGATGCCGGAGAGGATGTGATGAAATGCGAAGCATTTCATCATCCCCGCGAAAGCGGGGATCTCAATATTCACCATTTTGGAAGATATCCGAGATCTTTTTTTTGTTGATATGTAGAGACAAGGCAATGCCTTGTCTCTACATATCGATTATGCACTCACAAATTTCTCCACGAGTCACCCGTCCTCGGGTGACCTCGGGTCGCCCCAGGAGGGGCGACTCCTGTTATATGCACGAAGTGTCCCTACATTTTTTCAATCATCTTTTTATACCACTCCAATTGCGCATTCCCCGGCGCTCCCAAACTTATTTTTGATCGTATATTTTCCTGAAGATTTATTTTCTGTGTTCCGATTTTCTGCATCGCCATTTTGTACGCGTCTCGAAATGGGATTTTTTTCTCTTTCACGAGATCGTTTGCGATATCGGCTGCGAAAATTCCTGAACTAATTTTTTGTTCAATATTTTTCTGATTCGGTTTGAGATGAGTGAGCGCAAGAGAAACGAATTCTAAACTGTTGGAAACAATCGTCAGTGATTCCAGCAGTGGCTTTTTGATGAGCTGAAAATCACGATTGTATCCCGTGAAAGAATTTTGTGAAATTCCCTGAATTGCATGTTGATTCCCAATGACGACACTCGTGAATCCGCGAAGAATTTCAAATCCGTCCGGATTCCGTTTTTGCGGCATCATGCTTGAACCGGTTGTAATGGCATCATCGAGTAAAAAATATTGAAGTTCATCCATGGAAAAATAGCATATATCATTGGCAAACTTTCCGAGGGTCAACATGAGCTGAACGAGTGCGTCCATTGTGAAGAGTTCGAACTTCCCTCGACTGAGTTGAGTAGAAAGAGAATTGAGCTGAATTTTTTCAAATCCAAGTTCCTTCGTGGTCATTTCTCGATCAAGTGGAAATGAAGAGCCATATCCGGCTCCAGTTCCAAGTGGATTTTGGCTCGTTTGTTTTTTTGCAAACTTCAAATATTCATAATCATTCAGCAAAAGTTCTGTGTATCCGAGAAAATAGTGATCAATGCTCGAAAGCATTGCCTCACGAGTATGTGAATATCCGGGAAATGGAGTTCCCTGATATTTTTCTGCAAAATTGACGAAGCCTCCCGACACTTTTTTCAGCTTTCTTAAAATTTCCGTAAGTTTCTGAATCATCAGAAGCCTCAGCGCAACGAGGACTTGATCATTTCGACTTCGTCCGGTATGAATTTTTTTTGCAGTCTCACCGCAAATTTTGATCATTTCATTTTCAATAATGGTATGGCAATCTTCATCTTCGGAGAGAATTGTAATTTTCCCAGCTTCATATTTCTTCAAGAGTTTTTCAAATCCTGAGAGCAATTTTTTAAGTTCGGACTTTGAAAGAATTCCAATTTTTTGAAGCATTTTTACATGGAGAGTGCTCGCCTTGACGTCGAAAGGGAACAGTTCGAGATCGAAAATGGGATCAGTGCCCGTAGTATATTTTTGAAAAAAAGGATTTGGTGCGCCGGTGTGTGATTTTTTCCACAATTGAGACATAAAGGGAAAATAAAATGATAATGAAACAATGATATTGCATGGTAGAGACGCGATTAATCGCGTCTCTACAACATAAAATTATTTCGACGCATTCTGTTCTTTCACCTTGTGCGCAAGACGCATTTGTCCAGTGTAAATAGAAATAAATCCAGCGGAACAATTTTGATTGAAAGCAGTGTTTTTGTAAAATGTAGAAAGATTTTTGTCGTACAGCGCATACGGAGATTCAAGCGCGACAATTTCGCATGTACCTTTATAAATTTTAACCGTGACCTTTCCATTCACTTTTTCATTTACGCTGTCGATATATGCGTTCAAATGATTCATAAGCGGATGATAATAGAGCGCTCCGTATGCCATATATGCCCACTTTTGATCGATGTGTTCTTTGTATTCATTCTCATCACGGGAGCAGACAAGCATTTCTAAAGATTTGTGCGCTTTGATGAGAATTTCAGCGGCAGGCTGTTCATATACTTCTCTCACCTTGAGTCCCACGAGACGATCTTCGATGCAGTGGTGAACTCCAATTGAGTGTGTTGCTCCAATTTTCAAAAGCTTCATAATAATTTTTGCGAGCGATATTTTTTCACTATTAAGAGAAACAGGAATTCCTTTTTCAAATGTGATTTCTATAAACTCTGGAGTATCAGGAGCTTTTTCTGGAGGATTACAAATTCTCAGCATTTCAGAGAGTGGAGGAATTTTTTCCAAATCTTCCGTGACTCCTCCTTCAATGCAATTTCCCCACATATTTTCGTCGTACGAATAAATTTTATTTTCGCTCTGAACTGTTTCAATTCCATGTTTTTTCGCATATTTCAGCTCTTCATCCCTTCCCATGCTCCATTCCCTTACTGGGGCAATAATTTTGATGTCGGGAGCAAATGTGAGCAAATATCCTTCAAAACGCACTTGATCATTTCCTTTTCCTGTACAGCCGTGTGCGACTGCATCAACTTTAAGTTCCTCAGCAATCTCCGCCATTTTTTTGGAAATACTTGCTCTTCCGAGAGGACAGGAAATAAAATACTCATTTTGATATTTTGCATTAGCTTTTATCGCTTTCGAGAGCACTTCATTTGCAAACGCGTCTTTGTGATCGATCACAATTGCTTTTTTCGCACCAAATTTCAGCGCTTTTTTTTGAACGGCAACAAGATCGTCAGAGGTTTGTCCAATGTCAAATGTGACGGTGTATACATCGACATTATATTCATCTTGAAGCCATTTTAAAATTACGGAAGTATCGAGTCCTCCGGAATACATGAGGGCTACGGATTTCACTTCGCCTTTTTTCGCTTCATAGGAAGCGACTTTTTGATACAAAGTATTTGATTGCATAGAGAAAAATAAAAGAATTAAATATAAAAAGTAAGGAGAGACTTTGCGATGTGGAGTCTGCACTCCGCTTCATCGAATACAATGGATTGAGGAGAATCAATCACTTCATCGGTAACTTCCTCTCCTCTGTGCGCTGGCAAATTGTGCATAAAAATGGCATCTGTTTTTGCCGATTTCAGAAGTTTCATGTCGACCTGATATTTTGAAAAGGCTTTGAATCTTTTCTCCTTTTCATCTTCCTGTCCCATAGAAATAAAAGTATCAGTGTAGACAACATCAGCATTCACCACGGCTTCATATGGATCTTCCAATTGTTCCAAAGAAGAGTCATTTTCACTCGCATATTTTTTTGCTCCAATGAAATATTTCGATGGGATTTCATATCCCTTTGGACTCGCAATGGCAAAATTAATGCCCATAATCGCGCAAATTTCCATGAGAGAAGTGGCCACATTATTTCCATCTCCAATGAAAACAACTTTGCACTCTTGATAATTCTTCTTGTGCCACATAATCGCCATGAGATCCGCAAGCGCTTGGGTCGGATGGTGCTCATCACACAGAGCATTTATCACTGGTTTTTGGGTAGAATCCGCAATGGTGATGATAGTTTGATGACTATACACTCTCGCCAAAATAAGGTCGGCAAAGCGCTCTAAATTTTTGGCAATATCTGAAAGAGATTCCCTCCCTTTTTCATTATTTCCGCTTTGGAGAATTTGCGAACTGCTGAGGAAACTTGAGATTCCTCCAAGGGCGGCAGTTGCAACTTCAAACGCAACTTTTGTTCTCAGGGAAGGTTTTTCAAAAATCATAGCAACGACTTTTCCCTTGAGAACTGGATCGAGGGGAATATGGAGATCTGACTTTTGCTTAAATTCAAATGCTTTTTGAATGATTTTTTGGATTTCATGTTTTTCCAAGTCAGTGATTTTGGTGAGATCTTTTTTCATAAAATTTCATAAAATAAAAAAACTTCCAGAAAAATTTTCCAGAAGCTTGTAAAAATTCGGCAACACTATTTTTCAGCATCGCCGGAGCTCCTGGAGTTTCCAGTATCGTCGAATCAATCGTCGGAGTGTAGATAAGTGAGAAATATTCATGCGTGCATTTAGAAAGAAAAATCTACAAAAAAAAGACTTCTGAAATTTCCAGAAGTCTCGTTATTTTTCATGCAAATCAGCGCATCAACGAACCTTCTGGAATGACCAGTTTTGTCGTCGATTTTGCCGAACAGTGGTACAATAATTTTTCATCGCGGCAACTCTACTAGTTTTAGAGCCAGTTTGTCAATTATATTGTTAAAAAAATACTTGTTAAAAAATATTATTTTCTAAATTCAGAAAAAGCTTAATTTCTTTTTTCTCTTTCAATATAAATATTTTTCTACTTTAGATGATATAAGGTAGGTGTTAAAAAACAATTTCAAAAGTTGGAATCAGGTTGTGGTAATTTTCAATAATTTTTTGGACATTTTTTGTCCTGAACCAGTTAATATGCTAACAATGTTTCCATCAGGCAAACATCTTTCTTTGTTGAGCTTTCTTAGTGCTGCAATCACACATGCAGAACTGGGTTCCACAAAGATGCCTTCTTGAAGCAAGTCGTATAAAGCAGGAAGAATTGATTCCTCTTCTATTTCTACGATTTTTCCATTGGTTGCCTTTAGTGCTGCAATACACTTTTCTGAACAATATGCTTTTTGCGCAGCCATTCCTGCATCAGCGATAGATATCGGTCTTTCTTTAATTTCAATAGAATCTCTTCCTTGTCTTATTGCTTCAGCAACGGGGGCAAAATTCATGACTTCGACGCCAATGAGTTGAGGATACTTTTTGATACAGCCTTCCTTTTTTAACTTTTCTAATCCTTTGAACACGCCAGAGAGAAGAGACCCATTCCCAACAGGCATTACTATAATATCTGCCAATACCCCGTCAGAATAAATTTCGTTTAGGAGAGGTACATTGCCCAATTCTCTACCGTAATACTGACCAGAGGTAATGTTAATAGCATTCGAAATTGGATTTTGAACTAACCACTCATAACTTTCTTTATAATAACCTGGAATTACATGCAATATTCCACCTAAGAGTTGGATAAGTTCCCGCTTCTCTTGAGCAATCTTTTCTGAGACTATGCAGTGAACTTCAACATCAAAATGTTTTCCATACAAACAGGCTGAAATGGCAGCATTTCCAGATGATGCGATACTGACAGACTTTTTTACGTTCTGCCTCTTGAGTCTATTGAATACATAAACAGATTCACGATCTTTAAACGAGCCTGAGGGATTTAAACCTTCATTTTTCAGCCACAGGTTTTTGATCCCCAGTTCTTTAGCAATATATTTAGATCGTATTATTGGGGTGTTCCCTTCTCCTAAAATGTGAATATATTTTTTCTTCATGATCTTTTTCTTATCAATGGCAAAGTACAGCATCTAAAACTCCCTCCTGTTTTTGGGGCTTCGTCAAATTCCAATGGAATTACTTCTAATCCTAAATCATTGAGTATTCGATTAATTCGTTTTGCAATGTCTCTTGTGATGACACAGACTGGAGATAGAGACAAAACATTTGTTCCCAATTCCATTTGTTCTTTTTTTGTTACTTCAATCCAGTGATAATTTTCGATTATTTCTCTTCGAATTGTTTGAAATCCATCAGGATAAATCAATGCATGGCGTCTTCCAACGGGTACAAATGCACAATCAAGATGCAAACAATCTTCGCCATCACTTAAACTTTTCAGTGGCACGGGGATGGTTTGAAAATCACTGCCCTGTAGTTGAGATTTTAGCCATTCGAATCCAAGCATTGTTGTTCGCTGACTGATTCCAACAAATACATATCCTTTGTCTACTATAATATCTCCGCCCTCGATAACAATAGAATCTGGGACATGAATGACACGATTAAAATTTTTTATTAATTCACCTATTCCATGCCATTCATTTTTTCTACTTTCTTTCGCCATGCTCGACCTAAAGAATTTATTACCAATTACAAAGCCGATATCCCTTGGTGTAAACTGATCTGCTACACGGCAAGGCTGGGGTCTGTGCACTCTAATACCATTGTTTTCCATCGTTTTTTGAAAGATGTTGAATTCTGGTTTTGCTTTTTCTGCAGTTGGTTTGTTTGGTGAGTTATAGAATGCCTCCTGTGTTACATTTACAATTTCCACAATAGATGGATCTCGGTGAAA includes:
- the argH gene encoding argininosuccinate lyase, translating into MSQLWKKSHTGAPNPFFQKYTTGTDPIFDLELFPFDVKASTLHVKMLQKIGILSKSELKKLLSGFEKLLKKYEAGKITILSEDEDCHTIIENEMIKICGETAKKIHTGRSRNDQVLVALRLLMIQKLTEILRKLKKVSGGFVNFAEKYQGTPFPGYSHTREAMLSSIDHYFLGYTELLLNDYEYLKFAKKQTSQNPLGTGAGYGSSFPLDREMTTKELGFEKIQLNSLSTQLSRGKFELFTMDALVQLMLTLGKFANDICYFSMDELQYFLLDDAITTGSSMMPQKRNPDGFEILRGFTSVVIGNQHAIQGISQNSFTGYNRDFQLIKKPLLESLTIVSNSLEFVSLALTHLKPNQKNIEQKISSGIFAADIANDLVKEKKIPFRDAYKMAMQKIGTQKINLQENIRSKISLGAPGNAQLEWYKKMIEKM
- a CDS encoding argininosuccinate synthase, with the protein product MQSNTLYQKVASYEAKKGEVKSVALMYSGGLDTSVILKWLQDEYNVDVYTVTFDIGQTSDDLVAVQKKALKFGAKKAIVIDHKDAFANEVLSKAIKANAKYQNEYFISCPLGRASISKKMAEIAEELKVDAVAHGCTGKGNDQVRFEGYLLTFAPDIKIIAPVREWSMGRDEELKYAKKHGIETVQSENKIYSYDENMWGNCIEGGVTEDLEKIPPLSEMLRICNPPEKAPDTPEFIEITFEKGIPVSLNSEKISLAKIIMKLLKIGATHSIGVHHCIEDRLVGLKVREVYEQPAAEILIKAHKSLEMLVCSRDENEYKEHIDQKWAYMAYGALYYHPLMNHLNAYIDSVNEKVNGKVTVKIYKGTCEIVALESPYALYDKNLSTFYKNTAFNQNCSAGFISIYTGQMRLAHKVKEQNASK
- the argS gene encoding arginine--tRNA ligase, producing MSKKDSLQKYMAKIEDVLKKTLQELQFPKIEIQLEHPKEESHGDYSANVAFLLSKELKKSPLKIADEIVKKMKKPDFISDISVAAPGFINFTFAPEVFLEELQSIDEKYGSSEWGKGKKWSIEHTSPNPNKAMHIGHLRNNVIGMSLSKIWEYIGIEIVVDCMDNNRGIAITKLMWGFLKFAHKNSEEKTDISYWYGHKDEWNTPESLGVRPDKFVDDLYVKGAGDFSSSKESETIVRQMVVDWEAKDKKTWALWELVLKYSYQGQQMTLQRLGNRWDKIWHEHEHYQEGKDFVEEGLKKGIFRKLEDGVILTNLEKDYDLADTVVIKSDGTSLYITQDLSLTKIKKDTFRADKMFWVIGPEQSLALKQMFAVCEQLGIGKVEDFTHLSYGWMSIKGQEKMSSRLGNVIYIDDLVDIAKEGVLEKMKESNFPPEERNQIAEKVALAAVKYSILKVGRTMNIEFDMESSISFEGNSGPYIQYTFVRTKSILKRLETKFDHTNVNIAHFEKQEIDILRWVYRFGEVVEEAAKNYSPHLLCTYLFELAKRYNALYNELQILKEEDEQKRNLRLLITEKVGIILKKGMELLNIEMPERM
- a CDS encoding class I SAM-dependent methyltransferase; amino-acid sequence: MEIKYTESSSRKEWTDPKIFDEFESFRGIVRDATKQVVTHVFQEHVLSGSRILELGSGVGELLKLIPPEHLPNIVGVEQSLGSLQRLKQVNPNAKVAVGSILRIPIADVSVDTVASFSVFDTIADLDEACKQTRRVLKANGVFVHFLDLQPHSSVLMEGFPPDVIAFPNVAKKAVPGIRQNTIDGYQLVKSKDYSGLRSSLHPYKRQLFDAYQKNPRDTFMSLYDTRKGILAVMAIDVMNSNLVDEIIPTFREAFNRKLAIALRNNGFIVDFQGDQSATTISPRTEQAKSQRNFNDFHNEVGALHTFWKPELCLSDDMIQVTSTLSVTIARKT
- a CDS encoding pyridoxal-phosphate dependent enzyme, with the protein product MLYFAIDKKKIMKKKYIHILGEGNTPIIRSKYIAKELGIKNLWLKNEGLNPSGSFKDRESVYVFNRLKRQNVKKSVSIASSGNAAISACLYGKHFDVEVHCIVSEKIAQEKRELIQLLGGILHVIPGYYKESYEWLVQNPISNAINITSGQYYGRELGNVPLLNEIYSDGVLADIIVMPVGNGSLLSGVFKGLEKLKKEGCIKKYPQLIGVEVMNFAPVAEAIRQGRDSIEIKERPISIADAGMAAQKAYCSEKCIAALKATNGKIVEIEEESILPALYDLLQEGIFVEPSSACVIAALRKLNKERCLPDGNIVSILTGSGQKMSKKLLKITTT
- the argF gene encoding ornithine carbamoyltransferase — translated: MKKDLTKITDLEKHEIQKIIQKAFEFKQKSDLHIPLDPVLKGKVVAMIFEKPSLRTKVAFEVATAALGGISSFLSSSQILQSGNNEKGRESLSDIAKNLERFADLILARVYSHQTIITIADSTQKPVINALCDEHHPTQALADLMAIMWHKKNYQECKVVFIGDGNNVATSLMEICAIMGINFAIASPKGYEIPSKYFIGAKKYASENDSSLEQLEDPYEAVVNADVVYTDTFISMGQEDEKEKRFKAFSKYQVDMKLLKSAKTDAIFMHNLPAHRGEEVTDEVIDSPQSIVFDEAECRLHIAKSLLTFYI